The genomic DNA TTGATAATAGCATTAACAAATCATACCTATTTTCACccaatttctttgaaaattGTCGTCCAGCTTCCCAAGAAACTTGGTtgttattgaaccaaatgatgATTTCTGAAAATTGCTCCAAATATGGCAAAACTTGCAAAGGCAGGTAAGTGTTGCCCGATGGTAATGAAATGGCTTTATATTGTGTGCTTGCAAAGTTTACTGCAATTGCATCAAACTCGTTCATTGTCAGcacaatttttttcgaatttacTGGAACTTGTTCTATACCGAGCATGTTATAGTATCCTTTTCTTGGAAGACGAGATACTTCACATGGTTCGCTTCCGTTGGAcaaagaaaatgtttttaaacCAATAGGTGTCCCTCTTGATTCTTGCTTTGAATTTCGTGTCGAAAtcaagtttgagaaccacggaaCAATAACAGTATCCAAATTTTTGTTAAATCTTATATCATAAGACTCTAAATCACTCAATGTTATGACATCTAATCCAAATTTACATAAAGTTTCTTCACATGTTAAATCAGCACATTCAGACAGAGAAACCGAATCTTCCCATATTTTCTTTAGTCCTTCTGAATCACTTATTTCTTCACTAGACTTGGTGTCAAAGTCTAAACTAGACCTAGTAAGCAGCGGATTCTTCATATAGTCACGGAAGTCATTCCATGAACCACTATGACCTGAATCAACACAGAAAAAATCTCCAGTTGTTTTATTTATGAATAGAGTCTGATTCGATGTTGCACTTTTTCTTGGTCTGCCGATAACTTTCGGCTTTGGAAAAACATTTTCACATTTGAAGCATGTTGGTCCCGATTGTGCATTGAGATTCTTAGTTTGTAAAAAAGATCGTATCTCTTGAGCCAAAGGTGCACTGGTTGTATTTGCACTATTGTTTATGTTTGATCGATatgcttgaaaataatttagCGATTTATTTGTAGATGCATTTAGACTGTGTGTACTGCAAATAGATCTCATACAAATCCCAGAAATTGTTTGAAGATTAGTCATTGATGACAATATCCAAGCACTGCCTGAAACTTTCTGATAAATCATTTTTCCACACAAGCCTGAAGAAGATGAGGTATATAGGCACACCAGCAGCTGGAATAATTATATAATAtcccaaaaatattattttatcagtCAATAGAATCACTATTGCTATCACTAAAATTAAGTTATtcatcaataaattttattttggctgCTCTGGCATAAAACAGTATGACAACAGACAGACAAAACCTGCAGTTACCTCGAAGTCGGGCATTACTTGAGACAAAattaaaaacgtacaagtagGCTATGCACCCGTCCATCAACAGCAGTTAAATCACACAGTAAAATAGAACTATTGAATTGTGTCACAATATCCAACAGTGATATTAATAtatcggacctcctgaagtatgcgcaccaagatggcgcacaacctggattcaggttgtgtaccaggttagggtttaggttatgcgacatctcggtgtgcatacttcaggagtaccaatatATCACATAAACAGGACataaggccgtggttcgccatatggttaagccataCTATTGGCAGCTTTCCTCaacccctgggataaa from Styela clava chromosome 12, kaStyClav1.hap1.2, whole genome shotgun sequence includes the following:
- the LOC120330142 gene encoding twinkle mtDNA helicase-like isoform X2 produces the protein MIYQKVSGSAWILSSMTNLQTISGICMRSICSTHSLNASTNKSLNYFQAYRSNINNSANTTSAPLAQEIRSFLQTKNLNAQSGPTCFKCENVFPKPKVIGRPRKSATSNQTLFINKTTGDFFCVDSGHSGSWNDFRDYMKNPLLTRSSLDFDTKSSEEISDSEGLKKIWEDSVSLSECADLTCEETLCKFGLDVITLSDLESYDIRFNKNLDTVIVPWFSNLISTRNSKQESRGTPIGLKTFSLSNGSEPCEVSRLPRKGYYNMLGIEQVPVNSKKIVLTMNEFDAIAVNFASTQYKAISLPSGNTYLPLQVLPYLEQFSEIIIWFNNNQVSWEAGRQFSKKLGENRCRIVRPTAGTPNPLQALSKNLDLDGIISSAVSAEIKNIVSFIDLRGFVKDELMNCDTVCGVPWTRFTKLTEKLKGHRRGELTVITGPTGSGKTTFMSEYSLDLAMQGVSTLWGSFEVQNVRLLKTMMKQFARRKLENEMSDFEHISDKFQSVPIHLMTYNGPQSMKDVIHTMRQVTLVIHPRKEDPSIPLQISSIFGTAKATQEADNVLILQQVRSVKDGNAYKKSYIELVKNRYDGELGTVALYFDKSNLCMSKPITDNKCGIGLKLELDENEVQLNGGGIYSQSEKPISDEVLDTPEWITNLEQGK